One genomic window of Cupriavidus malaysiensis includes the following:
- a CDS encoding GNAT family N-acetyltransferase has product MTVAILLCQWAEARERARAIRYAVFVEEQGVPVELEWDEWDEPSWHALALGEDGSAVATGRLLPDGHVGRMAVLKSARGTGVGARVLDALMEKAAELGYPELVLNAQTHAAPFYARAGFTQVGDAFEEAGIPHVEMRKRLRA; this is encoded by the coding sequence ATGACCGTTGCCATCCTCCTTTGCCAATGGGCCGAGGCGCGCGAGCGCGCCCGTGCCATCCGCTATGCCGTGTTCGTCGAGGAGCAGGGCGTGCCGGTCGAGCTGGAATGGGACGAGTGGGATGAGCCGAGCTGGCACGCGCTCGCGCTGGGCGAGGACGGCTCGGCCGTGGCCACCGGCCGCCTGTTGCCGGATGGCCATGTCGGGCGCATGGCCGTGCTCAAGTCCGCGCGCGGTACCGGCGTCGGCGCGCGCGTGCTCGACGCACTGATGGAAAAGGCCGCCGAGCTGGGCTATCCGGAACTGGTGCTGAACGCGCAGACCCACGCTGCGCCGTTCTACGCGCGCGCCGGCTTTACCCAGGTCGGCGACGCCTTCGAAGAGGCGGGCATCCCGCACGTGGAGATGCGCAAGCGGCTGCGGGCCTGA
- a CDS encoding alpha/beta hydrolase, with the protein MRLTRFPLLHPLLRPSSALPALRSLCTRLGRTATALALALAAGSACAAGQVFSDAAPSPTLGRELKFTVYVPDGYQAGAAAYPVIYLLHGADEDENSWRVKGGAIETMDGLIARGQLRPSIVVMPSEGPSSWWTDGAVAKADTALVKDLLPYVELHYRTQKERRARSVAGLSMGGYGAVSLSLRHPDLFCGAAAISPAAYDPLPPETSAARRAPQFMRNGKFDPDAWKALNYAGQLDAYQAGKLRVPMWIASGDHDRLGIAVVSAIMFWRLYQIQPKQVELRIMDGDHEWMLFRDALPDALRYVDQQCVRS; encoded by the coding sequence ATGCGCCTTACCCGTTTTCCCTTGCTTCACCCCTTGCTGCGCCCGTCATCCGCCCTGCCCGCCCTGCGTTCCCTCTGTACCCGCCTCGGCCGCACCGCCACCGCGCTCGCGCTGGCTCTCGCCGCCGGCAGCGCCTGCGCCGCCGGCCAGGTGTTTTCCGACGCCGCGCCTTCACCCACGCTCGGCCGCGAGCTGAAGTTCACCGTCTATGTGCCCGACGGCTACCAGGCGGGCGCGGCCGCCTATCCGGTGATCTATCTGCTGCACGGCGCCGACGAGGATGAAAACAGCTGGCGCGTCAAGGGCGGTGCCATCGAGACCATGGACGGCCTCATCGCGCGCGGCCAGCTCCGTCCCTCCATCGTGGTGATGCCCAGCGAGGGGCCGTCGTCGTGGTGGACCGACGGCGCCGTGGCCAAGGCCGACACCGCGCTGGTCAAGGACCTGCTGCCCTATGTGGAATTGCACTACCGGACGCAGAAGGAGAGGCGCGCGCGCTCGGTGGCCGGCCTGTCGATGGGCGGCTACGGTGCGGTCAGCCTGTCGCTGCGCCATCCGGACCTGTTCTGCGGCGCCGCCGCGATCAGTCCCGCCGCCTACGACCCGCTGCCGCCCGAGACCTCGGCCGCGCGCCGCGCGCCGCAGTTCATGCGCAACGGCAAGTTCGACCCCGATGCCTGGAAGGCGCTCAACTATGCCGGCCAGCTCGATGCCTACCAGGCCGGCAAGCTGCGCGTGCCGATGTGGATCGCCTCCGGCGACCACGACCGCCTGGGCATCGCGGTGGTCTCGGCCATCATGTTCTGGCGCCTCTACCAGATCCAGCCCAAGCAGGTGGAGCTGCGCATCATGGATGGCGACCATGAATGGATGCTGTTCCGCGACGCGCTGCCCGATGCACTGCGCTATGTCGACCAGCAATGCGTGCGCAGCTGA
- a CDS encoding YbgC/FadM family acyl-CoA thioesterase, with the protein MAKTDFRHSVPLRVRWAEVDPQSIVFNAHYLTYCDICVTEYWRALGVRYPEDVLGAHGVDIFVAKSTLEYHASARFDDELEVRGRMARLGRSSMLFRVEIFRGEEHLITGEIVYVCADPATQKSAPIPGPVREIIEAYEVVKPAS; encoded by the coding sequence ATGGCCAAGACCGATTTCCGCCACAGCGTGCCGCTGCGCGTGCGCTGGGCCGAGGTGGACCCGCAGTCCATCGTCTTCAACGCGCACTATCTGACTTACTGCGATATCTGCGTGACCGAATACTGGCGCGCGCTCGGCGTCCGCTACCCGGAGGACGTGCTGGGCGCGCACGGCGTGGACATTTTCGTCGCCAAGTCCACGCTGGAATACCACGCCTCGGCCCGCTTCGACGACGAGCTCGAGGTACGGGGGCGCATGGCGCGCCTGGGGCGTTCGAGCATGCTGTTCCGCGTGGAGATCTTCCGCGGCGAGGAGCACCTGATCACCGGCGAGATCGTCTACGTCTGCGCCGATCCCGCGACGCAGAAATCGGCGCCGATCCCGGGGCCGGTGCGGGAAATCATCGAGGCCTACGAGGTGGTCAAGCCCGCGTCATGA